One segment of Channa argus isolate prfri chromosome 17, Channa argus male v1.0, whole genome shotgun sequence DNA contains the following:
- the LOC137103027 gene encoding NACHT, LRR and PYD domains-containing protein 12-like: MAATAIDEEQASRIISHIKTSQSLHIMCHIPVFCWITATVLEDVLKTREGRELNKTLTEMYIHFLVVQAKLKNIKYDGETEADPHWSPKNKKMIESLGKLVSEQLQKGNLILSESDLTEYGIDIREASVYSGVFTHIFKEVLKRLF, encoded by the exons atggcagccaccgccatcg atgaggagcaggccagcagaatcatctcccacatcaagacatcacaaAGCCTCCACAtaatgtgccacatcccagtcttctgctggatcactgctacagttctagaggatgtgttgaaaaccagagagggacGAGAGCTAaacaagaccctgactgagatgtacatccacttcctggtggttcaggccaaactgaagaacatcaagtatgatggagAAACTGAGgcagatccacactggagtccaaagaacaagaagatgattgagtctctgggaaaactggtttctgagcagctgcagaaaggaaacctgatcctttctgaatcagacctgacagagtatggcatcgatatcagagaagcttcagtgtactcaggagtgttcacacataTCTTTAAAGAGGTTCTAAAgaggctcttctga